A single Melopsittacus undulatus isolate bMelUnd1 chromosome 11, bMelUnd1.mat.Z, whole genome shotgun sequence DNA region contains:
- the MILR1 gene encoding allergin-1 encodes MFLLMILLFSYLQMSLQIQKIMVNSKEMLSNPRLKPVQGTLNVVMNQNVTLSCSSDSGSPPVRYTLFKHNQKVSTLNRPDLTPSLFNLTIKSASDLGEYKCKAENNNTSGGKYSNSLSFTLLEPISKPVLSSPTSQAKKGQNVTLSCLSENGSLPITYIFFKGTQSISSQVMMQKEAAEIVLFINSSSDFGTYKCRAENGFRRNAKYSNSFNFTLAEERRLSQPLIISLGLILLLFAIGLALAIPFFIIPSYKARKFKCTRPSTGFTSTPNVEEPEEEVIYSEIVPVKPEEEYINFSVIRREDEKADKRVCATVYSRVLSRD; translated from the exons atgtttttgctcATGATTCTGCTGTTTTCCTACC TTCAAATGTCTCTGCAGATTCAGAAAATTATGGTAAACAGCAAAg AGATGCTGTCCAATCCCAGGCTCAAACCTGTTCAGGGGACTTTGAATGTAGTGATGAACCAGAACGTGAccctctcctgcagctcagaTTCTGGATCTCCACCTGTCAGATACACATTATTTAAACATAATCAGAAGGTATCCACCTTAAATAGGCCAGACCTGACCCCCAGTTTGTTTAACTTGACTATCAAGTCTGCCAGTGATCTGGGTGAATACAAATGCAAAGCTGAGAATAACAACACCAGTGGCGGAAAATACAGCAACAGTCTCAGCTTCACCCTTCTAG agCCCATTTCCAAACCAGTGCTGAGTTCACCCACCTCTCAAGCAAAGAAAGGCCAGAATGTGACCCTGTCTTGTCTCTCAGAGAATGGCTCTCTTCCTATCACGTACATATTCTTCAAAGGAACACAAAGCATCTCTTCCCAGGTGATGatgcagaaggaagcagctgagATTGTTCTATTCATCAATTCCTCTAGTGACTTTGGAACCTATAAATGCAGAGCTGAAAATGGTTTTCgcagaaatgcaaaatacagcaaCAGTTTCAACTTCACATTAGCAG AGGAGAGAAGACTTTCTCAGCCCCTGATAATTTCTCTTGGGCTTATCCTGCTACTATTCGCAATAGGACTTGCTCTGGCAATTCCATTTTTCATAATTCCTTCATATAAAGCAA GAAAATTTAAGTGTACTAGACCCTCAACTGGCTTTACTTCAACACCAAATGTAGAAGAGCCTGAAGAGGAGGTCATATACTCAGAGATTG TGCCTGTTAAGCCAGAAGAAGAATACATCAACTTTTCTGTTATAagaagagaagatgaaaaag CAGACAAGAGGGTGTGTGCCACCGTCTATTCAAGGGTCTTGAGCAGAGACTGA
- the POLG2 gene encoding DNA polymerase subunit gamma-2 isoform X2 — protein sequence MAAAAGTGGGHEVNGEELLQVCRRWHFLRGGAEARPALQWSDYLSGCHRGFGPLGVALRGNLVSQWWESALPFREQVLAVDAPLHGPSAAAAPLGLRLVPAEALREALQSTGGSQEQGGPSLEEVLGAAGMLRESLLPGALAQYTSCLELVNRRLPCGLAQTGVCFHTVPESEQHSKKLVRIGERTTSLLAWFSSPRTTGQWLDYWLRQRLQWWRKFAVAPSNFSSSDFQDEKGRKGFNLHYRFPWGTETIETLKNLGDTELLQMYPGDSSKLFGRDGRKNVIPHVLSVSGNLDRGVLAYLFDSLQLAENPLTKKKIAQRKVLKLHPCLAPLKVALDVGKGPTTELRQVCQGLFNELSENRISVWPGYLETGQLSLEQLYTKYDEMSILFMILITDATLENGVVQLRSRDTTMKEMMHISRLTDFLTKLC from the exons atggcggcggcggcgggtaCCGGCGGCGGCCATGAGGTGAATggggaggagctgctgcaggtgtgCCGGCGGTGGCACTTCCTGCGCGGCGGCGCGGAGGCGCGGCCGGCTCTGCAGTGGAGCGATTACCTCAGCGGCTGTCACCGGGGCTTCGGGCCGCTGGGGGTGGCGCTGCGCGGAAACCTCGTGTCCCAGTGGTGGGAATCGGCGCTGCCGTTCCGCGAGCAGGTGCTGGCGGTGGATGCCCCGCTGCACGGCCCgtccgccgccgccgctccgcTGGGCCTGCGGCTGGTGCCCGCTGAGGCGCTGCGGGAGGCTCTCCAGAGCACGGGCGGTAGCCAGGAGCAGGGCGGCCCGTCGCTGGAGGAAGTGCtaggggctgcagggatgctccgTGAGAGCCTGCTCCCCG GTGCCTTGGCACAATATACTAGCTGCCTAGAGCTGGTGAACAGAAGACTGCCTTGTGGCCTTGCCCAAACTGGAGTGTGCTTTCACACTGTTCCAGAGAGTGAACAACACAGCAAAAAGCTTGTAAG AATAGGCGAAAGGACCACGTCTTTGCTTGCATGGTTTAGTTCTCCCAGAACTACAGGACAGTGGCTGGATTACTGGTTACGCCAGAGGCTTCAATGGTGGAGAAAG ttTGCTGTAGCCCCATCTAACTTCAGCAGCAGCGACTTTCAggatgaaaaaggaagaaaaggatttaATTTACATTACAGATTTCCTTGGGGGACAGAAACAATAGAAACATTGAAGAACCTTGGAGATACTGAACTGTTACAGATGTATCCAGGAGATAGTTCAAAATTATTT gGCCGAGATGGAAGGAAGAATGTTATTCCCCATGTTCTGTCTGTGAGTGGAAACCTGGACCGAGGAGTGTTAGCGTATCTCTTTGATTCCCTGCAGCTAGCTGAGAATcctttaacaaaaaagaaaattgcacaGAGAAAG GTACTTAAGCTTCATCCTTGCTTAGCACCTCTTAAAGTGGCCTTGGATGTAGGAAAAGGTCCAACCACAGAGTTGAGACAG GTTTGTCAAGGATTGTTCAATGAActgtcagaaaacagaatttctgtATGGCCGGGCTACCTTGAAACCGGGCAGTTATCTCTGGAACAGCTTTACACAAA GTATGACGAGATGAGTATTCTCTTCATGATCTTGATAACTGATGCCACTCTAGAGAATGGAGTTGTCCAGCTGAGAAGCAGAGATACAACCATGAAGGAAATGATGCATATTTCTAGGCTGACGGACTTTTTAACTAA GCTATGCTGA
- the POLG2 gene encoding DNA polymerase subunit gamma-2 isoform X1 yields MAVSCRRGGRFCSRPPLGRAVLRRPSPAAGVGGRVEAASSARPYAMAAAAGTGGGHEVNGEELLQVCRRWHFLRGGAEARPALQWSDYLSGCHRGFGPLGVALRGNLVSQWWESALPFREQVLAVDAPLHGPSAAAAPLGLRLVPAEALREALQSTGGSQEQGGPSLEEVLGAAGMLRESLLPGALAQYTSCLELVNRRLPCGLAQTGVCFHTVPESEQHSKKLVRIGERTTSLLAWFSSPRTTGQWLDYWLRQRLQWWRKFAVAPSNFSSSDFQDEKGRKGFNLHYRFPWGTETIETLKNLGDTELLQMYPGDSSKLFGRDGRKNVIPHVLSVSGNLDRGVLAYLFDSLQLAENPLTKKKIAQRKVLKLHPCLAPLKVALDVGKGPTTELRQVCQGLFNELSENRISVWPGYLETGQLSLEQLYTKYDEMSILFMILITDATLENGVVQLRSRDTTMKEMMHISRLTDFLTKYVTSAKNV; encoded by the exons atggCGGTGAGCTGCCGCCGCGGCGGGCGGTTCTGCAGCCGCCCTCCCTTGGGCCGGGCCGTGCTCAGGCGGCCGTCACCCGCCGCCGGGGTCGGGGGGCGGGTGGAGGCCGCGTCCTCTGCGCGGCCCTACGCtatggcggcggcggcgggtaCCGGCGGCGGCCATGAGGTGAATggggaggagctgctgcaggtgtgCCGGCGGTGGCACTTCCTGCGCGGCGGCGCGGAGGCGCGGCCGGCTCTGCAGTGGAGCGATTACCTCAGCGGCTGTCACCGGGGCTTCGGGCCGCTGGGGGTGGCGCTGCGCGGAAACCTCGTGTCCCAGTGGTGGGAATCGGCGCTGCCGTTCCGCGAGCAGGTGCTGGCGGTGGATGCCCCGCTGCACGGCCCgtccgccgccgccgctccgcTGGGCCTGCGGCTGGTGCCCGCTGAGGCGCTGCGGGAGGCTCTCCAGAGCACGGGCGGTAGCCAGGAGCAGGGCGGCCCGTCGCTGGAGGAAGTGCtaggggctgcagggatgctccgTGAGAGCCTGCTCCCCG GTGCCTTGGCACAATATACTAGCTGCCTAGAGCTGGTGAACAGAAGACTGCCTTGTGGCCTTGCCCAAACTGGAGTGTGCTTTCACACTGTTCCAGAGAGTGAACAACACAGCAAAAAGCTTGTAAG AATAGGCGAAAGGACCACGTCTTTGCTTGCATGGTTTAGTTCTCCCAGAACTACAGGACAGTGGCTGGATTACTGGTTACGCCAGAGGCTTCAATGGTGGAGAAAG ttTGCTGTAGCCCCATCTAACTTCAGCAGCAGCGACTTTCAggatgaaaaaggaagaaaaggatttaATTTACATTACAGATTTCCTTGGGGGACAGAAACAATAGAAACATTGAAGAACCTTGGAGATACTGAACTGTTACAGATGTATCCAGGAGATAGTTCAAAATTATTT gGCCGAGATGGAAGGAAGAATGTTATTCCCCATGTTCTGTCTGTGAGTGGAAACCTGGACCGAGGAGTGTTAGCGTATCTCTTTGATTCCCTGCAGCTAGCTGAGAATcctttaacaaaaaagaaaattgcacaGAGAAAG GTACTTAAGCTTCATCCTTGCTTAGCACCTCTTAAAGTGGCCTTGGATGTAGGAAAAGGTCCAACCACAGAGTTGAGACAG GTTTGTCAAGGATTGTTCAATGAActgtcagaaaacagaatttctgtATGGCCGGGCTACCTTGAAACCGGGCAGTTATCTCTGGAACAGCTTTACACAAA GTATGACGAGATGAGTATTCTCTTCATGATCTTGATAACTGATGCCACTCTAGAGAATGGAGTTGTCCAGCTGAGAAGCAGAGATACAACCATGAAGGAAATGATGCATATTTCTAGGCTGACGGACTTTTTAACTAAGTATGTAACATCAGCCAAAAATGTGTGA